One window of Geothermobacter hydrogeniphilus genomic DNA carries:
- a CDS encoding lysophospholipid acyltransferase family protein, which produces MRTLIFYLAVLPLTLLMSLLVIPISWIGADAVHNWARLWGRIGLVLTGISLELESLEQIPRDRPVVFMANHQSNADILALLAGIPVQFRWLAKAELFRIPAFGGAMRRAGYIPVERGDRRKALEGMKTAAARIAAGSSVVIFPEGTRTEDGRLQEFKKGGFMVALQSGVPIVPVAIRGSYQVMPKYGRVVHGGRIRVTFFPPIETRDLSVRQINNLIAAVRAPIAAHLGESA; this is translated from the coding sequence ATGCGCACACTTATTTTCTACCTTGCCGTTCTACCCCTGACCCTGCTGATGAGCCTGCTCGTCATTCCCATCTCCTGGATCGGGGCCGACGCGGTGCACAACTGGGCACGACTCTGGGGCCGCATCGGTCTGGTATTGACCGGAATTTCCCTTGAACTGGAATCCCTTGAGCAGATACCCCGCGACCGGCCGGTGGTCTTCATGGCCAACCACCAGAGCAACGCCGACATCCTCGCCCTGCTGGCCGGGATCCCGGTGCAGTTCCGCTGGCTGGCCAAGGCGGAACTGTTCCGTATTCCGGCCTTCGGCGGGGCCATGCGGCGGGCCGGTTACATCCCGGTTGAACGTGGAGACCGCCGCAAGGCGCTGGAAGGCATGAAGACCGCGGCAGCCCGCATCGCCGCCGGTTCCTCGGTCGTCATCTTCCCGGAAGGCACCCGCACCGAAGACGGCCGGTTGCAGGAATTCAAGAAAGGCGGCTTCATGGTGGCCCTGCAGTCCGGGGTGCCGATTGTACCGGTGGCGATCCGGGGCAGCTACCAGGTCATGCCCAAATACGGCCGCGTCGTCCACGGCGGCCGCATCCGGGTGACATTCTTCCCGCCCATCGAAACCCGCGACCTTTCCGTCCGCCAGATCAATAACCTGATCGCGGCGGTACGCGCCCCGATTGCCGCCCACCTGGGGGAATCAGCTTGA
- a CDS encoding single-stranded DNA-binding protein, giving the protein MSVNKVILVGNLGKDPELRYTPTGTAVCNFSIATTERFKDRDGQQQTKTEWHNIVVWRQLAEICGKYLHKGKQVYIEGKIQTRSYEDRDGNKRYITEIVADEMRMLGGRNDEGYQRPAAPAQPQQPQAQSSAQQQPASGGFQEPGYNTDDDIPF; this is encoded by the coding sequence ATGTCCGTCAACAAGGTCATTCTGGTCGGCAACCTCGGCAAGGACCCCGAGTTGCGTTACACACCCACTGGTACCGCGGTCTGCAATTTCTCCATCGCTACCACCGAACGTTTCAAGGACCGCGACGGCCAGCAGCAGACAAAGACCGAGTGGCACAACATTGTCGTCTGGCGGCAGCTGGCCGAGATCTGCGGCAAGTACCTGCACAAGGGCAAACAGGTCTACATCGAAGGCAAGATCCAGACTCGATCCTATGAGGACCGGGACGGCAACAAGCGCTACATCACCGAGATCGTTGCCGATGAAATGCGCATGCTCGGCGGCCGCAACGACGAGGGTTACCAGCGACCCGCTGCTCCGGCTCAGCCGCAGCAGCCACAGGCACAGTCGTCGGCGCAGCAGCAACCGGCGTCCGGTGGCTTTCAGGAGCCGGGGTACAACACCGACGACGACATCCCTTTTTAG
- a CDS encoding HEAT repeat domain-containing protein, with the protein MLQQRKEGLKKALNDSDAGVRAAASRALDDLEALDELEHLLVAAEGGERGIRVKALFALERIRSPRVFPVLLKALEDEDADIRAAATQVLGSKHHPKTLSSLVKRLKDSAPAVRVHAVTALGSFADNRLVPYLAALLRAEDDVLACEAIRSLARIGDPSATPHLLEALEDSRPKIRAAAATALGELDV; encoded by the coding sequence ATGCTGCAACAGCGCAAGGAAGGTTTGAAAAAGGCCCTCAACGACAGTGATGCCGGGGTGCGGGCGGCGGCCTCCCGGGCGCTGGATGACCTTGAGGCGCTTGACGAACTGGAACACCTGCTGGTTGCCGCCGAAGGCGGTGAGCGGGGGATTCGGGTCAAGGCGCTGTTTGCCCTGGAACGGATTCGTTCGCCGCGGGTTTTCCCGGTGCTGCTCAAGGCCCTTGAAGATGAGGATGCCGATATCCGGGCGGCCGCGACCCAGGTTCTCGGCAGCAAGCATCATCCCAAGACCCTTTCATCCCTGGTTAAACGTCTCAAGGACTCCGCTCCGGCGGTGCGGGTGCATGCCGTGACCGCCCTCGGTTCCTTTGCCGACAATCGCCTGGTTCCCTATCTCGCCGCCCTGCTCAGGGCGGAGGATGATGTTCTGGCCTGCGAAGCGATCCGCTCCCTGGCGCGGATCGGTGACCCGTCAGCGACCCCCCACCTGCTCGAAGCCCTCGAAGATTCCCGTCCCAAGATTCGGGCCGCGGCCGCGACCGCGCTCGGCGAACTGGATGTTTAG
- a CDS encoding HD-GYP domain-containing protein yields the protein MNQELPKQIVQGLAGAVKGLRLYPLDHPANARQMELLVDRLFTMLRRQDTVRLGLLEGTLFLEEVLFVDDNPAAMEIGQLLEKLQIDGLEFIHGVTALELRHLLQVLHDGRARGDHFSEVLHAHGVRHIRPVMVRKDDVDDLHSPRAVYKRALAVVDRIFHDVRMGAIPTSNEAMATVKSMVHMTLTEPHALFAMSMLKDYDNYTFTHSVNVAVLALTVGRACGLKENQLRILGLGALLHDIGKLQVDWDIINKPGQLTDEEFEQIKRHPTNGADIVRKMEGITPEIIDIVLGHHLRYNREGYPADARGRTASAMVDMAAIADTYDAMTTLRSYQRPMTPKSAISRLEELSGTVLHPEFLRNFIRFLGPYPVGTLVRLTNNEIGLVIWVSTEKPDDLRLKILFDSDGEMLAEPRIEELAGPDTIRITAEVDPFSKGINVTDYLD from the coding sequence ATGAACCAGGAACTGCCTAAACAGATCGTCCAGGGGCTGGCCGGAGCTGTCAAAGGCCTGCGTCTCTACCCCCTCGACCATCCCGCCAATGCCCGCCAGATGGAGCTGCTGGTCGATCGCCTGTTCACCATGCTGCGCCGCCAGGACACGGTTCGCCTGGGGTTGCTGGAAGGAACCCTGTTTCTTGAGGAAGTTCTCTTTGTCGACGACAACCCGGCCGCCATGGAAATCGGACAGTTGCTGGAAAAACTGCAGATCGACGGCCTCGAATTCATCCATGGCGTCACCGCCCTGGAGTTGCGCCACCTGCTGCAGGTGCTGCACGACGGCCGGGCCCGGGGCGACCATTTCAGTGAAGTGCTGCACGCCCACGGGGTACGCCACATCCGCCCGGTCATGGTCAGGAAAGATGACGTAGACGACCTGCATTCGCCGCGTGCGGTCTATAAACGTGCCCTGGCGGTTGTTGACCGCATTTTCCACGACGTGCGCATGGGCGCCATTCCAACCTCGAATGAGGCGATGGCCACAGTCAAAAGCATGGTCCACATGACCCTGACCGAACCGCATGCCCTGTTTGCCATGTCGATGCTCAAGGATTACGACAACTACACCTTCACCCACTCGGTCAATGTCGCCGTCCTCGCCCTGACCGTCGGCCGGGCCTGCGGACTGAAGGAAAACCAGTTGCGCATTCTCGGTCTCGGCGCGCTGCTGCATGATATCGGCAAACTGCAGGTCGATTGGGACATCATCAACAAGCCGGGCCAATTGACCGATGAGGAGTTCGAGCAGATCAAACGTCACCCGACCAACGGCGCGGATATCGTTCGGAAGATGGAAGGGATAACCCCGGAAATCATCGATATCGTTCTCGGCCACCACCTGCGCTACAACCGCGAAGGCTACCCGGCCGATGCCCGTGGCCGGACGGCCTCGGCGATGGTCGACATGGCGGCCATCGCCGACACCTACGACGCCATGACCACGCTGCGTTCCTATCAGCGTCCGATGACACCGAAGAGTGCCATTTCACGCCTCGAAGAACTGTCGGGAACGGTCCTGCACCCGGAATTCCTGCGCAACTTCATCCGTTTTCTCGGTCCCTACCCGGTCGGCACCCTGGTGCGCCTGACCAACAACGAAATCGGCCTGGTGATCTGGGTCAGCACCGAGAAGCCGGATGACCTGCGGCTGAAGATCCTCTTCGACAGTGACGGCGAAATGCTCGCCGAACCCCGCATCGAAGAACTGGCCGGGCCCGACACCATCCGCATCACCGCCGAGGTCGATCCCTTCAGCAAAGGCATCAACGTCACCGATTACCTGGACTGA
- a CDS encoding HEAT repeat domain-containing protein, with protein MTQTAPPQLATALRELTRLIKAVQYYPAGHPALKSAAGDTRNAFLPLLESGDSLVCTVRKEGFFLADTAVDKNNQVLKKLAAFLFSRLVQHLLVLPDLTVADLLAFGRALTTDPAEIRNAGGIKEILLRQQVTTIWVNETDLKSILQRKQEIETARAAGTGGEGEEGPDEAAGGGDLPDEKRSLQEVLAQLRQTRDEQQFRGLLEELVPLALRHRTPEDRLLLLEALALLCRLVTDRDQEQVRREFALHALQQICDVETIDFLIAFLCEPQLPDKHRQLLVSILAFLKQRSTPRLMDHLARETDAGIRKQLAAVLIRQGPQAVPTLLEYIRDERWYVVRNTATILGEIRDPGTARHLNELLHHEDTRVCREAIRALTRIGGSGAVQVLLEAVDDEDGEVSRQALLSLGVIGDASAVPKLSRIIRKADFFLKHKGRTRDAIRALGEIGSPEAVPVLSRVLRRRRLFKRRSYDELRVTAAQALGEIGDPASIPPLETATRDRSATVARQAGLSLKRIQREDEPGTA; from the coding sequence GTGACCCAGACCGCCCCGCCACAACTCGCGACCGCCCTGCGCGAACTGACCCGGTTGATCAAGGCGGTCCAGTACTATCCGGCCGGGCATCCGGCTCTCAAGAGTGCGGCCGGCGATACCCGAAATGCCTTTCTGCCGCTGCTGGAAAGTGGCGACAGCCTGGTCTGCACGGTTCGCAAGGAGGGGTTTTTCCTGGCCGACACGGCGGTCGACAAGAACAACCAGGTGCTGAAGAAACTGGCCGCTTTCCTCTTTTCCAGGCTGGTCCAGCACCTGTTGGTCCTTCCCGACCTGACAGTGGCCGACCTGCTTGCTTTCGGTCGCGCGCTGACCACCGATCCGGCCGAAATCCGCAACGCCGGGGGCATCAAGGAGATCCTGCTGCGGCAGCAGGTGACCACCATCTGGGTCAACGAAACCGACCTGAAAAGTATCCTCCAACGCAAACAGGAAATCGAAACGGCCAGGGCCGCCGGGACCGGTGGCGAGGGAGAGGAAGGCCCCGACGAAGCGGCCGGTGGCGGCGACCTGCCGGATGAAAAACGCAGTCTGCAGGAGGTTCTGGCTCAACTGCGCCAGACGCGGGATGAACAGCAGTTTCGCGGTCTGCTGGAGGAACTGGTCCCCCTGGCGCTGCGGCATCGAACCCCGGAGGACCGGCTGCTGCTGCTCGAAGCACTGGCCCTGCTCTGCCGACTGGTCACTGATCGCGACCAGGAACAGGTCCGACGCGAATTCGCCCTGCACGCCCTGCAGCAGATCTGCGACGTGGAAACCATCGATTTCCTGATCGCGTTTCTCTGCGAACCGCAGTTGCCGGACAAGCACCGGCAGCTGCTGGTCAGCATCCTCGCCTTTCTCAAGCAACGCTCCACCCCGCGACTGATGGATCATCTGGCCCGGGAAACCGATGCCGGCATCCGTAAACAGCTCGCCGCGGTCCTGATCCGCCAGGGGCCCCAGGCGGTTCCGACCCTGCTTGAATACATCCGGGATGAACGCTGGTACGTGGTGCGAAATACTGCCACCATCCTCGGTGAAATCCGTGACCCGGGTACCGCCCGCCATCTCAACGAACTGCTGCACCACGAGGACACCCGGGTCTGCCGCGAGGCGATCCGGGCCCTGACCCGGATCGGCGGCAGCGGCGCGGTCCAGGTCCTGCTGGAAGCTGTCGATGACGAGGACGGCGAAGTAAGCCGCCAGGCACTCCTCTCCCTGGGGGTGATCGGGGATGCGTCCGCCGTTCCCAAGCTGAGCCGCATCATCCGCAAGGCCGATTTTTTTCTCAAGCACAAGGGACGCACCCGGGACGCCATTCGCGCCCTCGGCGAAATCGGCTCGCCCGAAGCTGTTCCGGTGTTAAGTCGTGTGCTGCGTCGCCGTCGGCTGTTCAAACGCCGCAGCTATGATGAACTGCGCGTCACGGCCGCCCAGGCCCTGGGAGAGATCGGTGATCCCGCCTCCATCCCGCCGCTGGAAACGGCGACTCGCGACCGTTCCGCCACCGTCGCCCGCCAGGCCGGCCTGTCCCTGAAACGAATCCAGAGGGAAGATGAACCAGGAACTGCCTAA
- a CDS encoding AMP-dependent synthetase/ligase, protein MNNSIPTSILKLAPARAERTALRRKQNNVWVDISWKEFSSQVRRYAGGLQALGLKRGERVAIMAPNCPEWAFADLAIMACGGLTVPVYHTEGPAAVAHILTDSGSRFLFIHDEAMAAELLQAEETLPQLEKIILLRGCFDRREVLPLDRFLAPAVNDDMLQQSLDAIRRDDLASIIYTSGTTGPPKGVMLTHGNILSAIEAARDSFDIGEEDSCLSFLPLSHIFERVDGYYYMLQQGAVINYAEGIDSVPANLQEISPTVVISVPRLFEKMYARVMERILSGPWLKKQLFFGALKAATAHLAAEQAGRTPSAGLTLITRLARARVFSKLRQPLGGKIRFFVSGGAPLSRRVAEFFHAAGLPIYEGYGLTETAAGITVNHPRGTRLGTVGRVMSGTELQLAADGEILIRGKTVFKGYWQNPEKTAEVLIDGWLHSGDIGEIDADGYLAVTDRKKDLIITAGGENIAPQIIENRLKSDKFIANAFLFGNRKPFLVALLVPNFDNLESYARRKNISYSDHCELVSNPRVLDLLRRRIDRLQEGLPSFQHVKRFTLMSRDFAGDEITPTLKLKRKIVRERYQHLIDEMYRAEDHGIHDSGFCMTEEGDTNPQG, encoded by the coding sequence ATGAACAACAGCATCCCGACATCGATTCTCAAACTGGCCCCCGCCCGAGCAGAACGCACCGCCCTGCGCCGCAAGCAGAACAACGTCTGGGTCGATATCAGCTGGAAGGAGTTCAGCAGCCAGGTCAGACGCTATGCCGGCGGCCTGCAGGCCCTTGGGCTCAAACGCGGCGAGCGGGTCGCGATCATGGCTCCCAACTGTCCGGAGTGGGCGTTCGCCGACCTGGCGATCATGGCCTGCGGCGGGCTGACGGTGCCGGTCTACCACACCGAGGGACCGGCCGCGGTCGCCCACATTCTCACCGATTCCGGCAGCCGGTTCCTCTTCATCCATGATGAGGCCATGGCGGCCGAACTGCTGCAGGCCGAGGAAACCCTGCCGCAACTGGAAAAGATCATCCTGCTGCGGGGCTGCTTCGACCGGCGGGAAGTCCTGCCGCTCGACCGCTTCCTCGCACCGGCGGTCAACGACGACATGCTCCAGCAGAGCCTGGATGCCATCCGGCGCGATGACCTGGCCTCGATCATCTATACCTCGGGAACCACCGGGCCGCCCAAGGGAGTGATGCTAACCCACGGCAACATCCTTTCGGCCATCGAGGCGGCACGCGACAGCTTCGACATCGGCGAAGAGGATTCCTGCCTCTCCTTTCTGCCGCTCTCCCACATCTTCGAACGGGTCGACGGCTATTACTACATGCTCCAGCAGGGAGCGGTGATCAACTATGCCGAGGGGATCGACAGTGTACCGGCCAACCTCCAGGAGATCAGTCCAACCGTGGTCATCAGTGTGCCGCGACTGTTTGAAAAAATGTACGCGCGCGTCATGGAACGGATCCTGAGCGGCCCCTGGCTGAAAAAGCAGCTCTTTTTCGGCGCCCTCAAGGCCGCGACTGCCCACCTGGCCGCGGAACAGGCCGGCCGCACGCCGTCGGCCGGCCTGACCCTGATCACCCGGCTGGCGCGCGCCAGGGTTTTTTCCAAACTGCGCCAACCGCTCGGAGGGAAAATCCGCTTTTTCGTCTCCGGAGGCGCCCCGCTGTCGCGCCGGGTCGCTGAATTTTTCCACGCCGCGGGACTGCCGATCTACGAAGGCTACGGCCTTACCGAAACCGCCGCCGGCATCACCGTCAACCACCCCCGCGGCACCCGCCTCGGGACCGTCGGCCGGGTGATGAGCGGTACCGAGCTGCAACTGGCCGCTGACGGCGAAATCCTGATCCGCGGCAAAACGGTTTTCAAAGGGTACTGGCAGAACCCGGAAAAAACAGCCGAAGTTTTGATCGACGGCTGGCTCCACAGCGGTGACATCGGCGAAATCGACGCGGACGGCTATCTGGCCGTAACCGACCGCAAAAAAGACCTGATCATCACCGCCGGCGGTGAAAATATCGCTCCGCAGATCATCGAAAACCGGCTCAAGAGCGACAAGTTCATCGCCAACGCCTTTCTTTTCGGCAACCGCAAGCCCTTCCTGGTCGCGCTGTTGGTTCCCAACTTCGACAACCTGGAAAGTTACGCCCGGCGGAAGAATATCAGCTACAGCGATCACTGCGAACTGGTCAGCAACCCCCGGGTTCTCGACCTGCTGCGCCGTCGCATCGACCGACTGCAGGAGGGGCTGCCCTCCTTCCAGCACGTCAAGCGTTTCACCCTGATGTCCCGCGATTTTGCCGGCGATGAAATAACCCCGACGCTGAAACTGAAACGGAAAATCGTCCGTGAACGCTACCAACACCTGATCGATGAGATGTACCGGGCCGAGGACCACGGCATCCATGACAGCGGTTTCTGCATGACCGAAGAGGGCGACACGAATCCGCAGGGATAA
- the coaE gene encoding dephospho-CoA kinase (Dephospho-CoA kinase (CoaE) performs the final step in coenzyme A biosynthesis.), translating to MVLGITGNIASGKSRIARLFGELGAAVVSADLLAREAVAPGSGALRQIVDRFGRGVLLADGELNRAALGQLVFADPVARRDLEAITHPAIADLAVRRLAALRAEGPPLIVYEAPLLYEAGAEDRVDRVLVVTVDPKVQLARLMARDQLDASAARQRIEAQLPQDLKAARADYVIDNSGRWQDCAAQVRALYERVRREGKGEG from the coding sequence ATGGTTCTTGGTATTACCGGAAATATCGCCAGCGGCAAGAGTCGCATCGCCCGTCTGTTCGGAGAATTGGGAGCAGCGGTCGTCAGCGCCGACCTGCTGGCGCGGGAGGCGGTGGCGCCCGGCAGCGGGGCCCTGCGGCAGATTGTCGATCGTTTCGGCAGGGGCGTGCTGCTTGCTGACGGCGAGCTCAATCGCGCGGCGCTGGGACAGCTGGTCTTCGCTGACCCGGTTGCCCGGCGGGACCTGGAGGCGATCACCCACCCCGCCATCGCCGATCTGGCGGTGCGGCGACTGGCCGCATTGCGGGCGGAAGGTCCGCCGTTGATCGTCTACGAAGCCCCGCTGCTCTACGAGGCCGGGGCCGAAGACCGGGTCGACAGGGTGCTGGTGGTGACGGTTGACCCGAAGGTGCAGCTGGCCCGGCTGATGGCCCGCGATCAGCTCGACGCGTCCGCCGCCCGGCAGCGTATCGAGGCGCAGTTGCCGCAGGATCTCAAGGCCGCCCGCGCCGATTACGTGATCGACAACTCCGGCCGCTGGCAGGACTGTGCCGCACAGGTGCGGGCGCTCTACGAGCGGGTAAGAAGGGAAGGCAAAGGTGAAGGCTAA
- a CDS encoding alpha/beta hydrolase, whose product MPTTGKISEQLEQWRDQSRQEGVSHPANLPFFLPGRGEEKSPVLLVHGFSASPWEMLHPARRLAREGHDCLAVRLAGHGTTPEDLADRSWREWLDTVCRGVELLAAGGRSVAAVGSSTGALLVLMAATRAPLQRLVLLSPYLRLRHYLAPLAGWLKYLKAFQQQPKPEDLAPYFYDRRPLAGVEQINLLRNELQKQLAGIETPTLVLCAEGDQTVDPQSAEEIFNRLASREKHFFRYGPDVPHVLTIDENPQLEDTLKRISDFLEK is encoded by the coding sequence ATGCCGACAACCGGGAAGATCAGCGAACAACTCGAACAATGGCGCGACCAGTCCCGGCAGGAGGGTGTCAGCCACCCCGCCAACCTGCCCTTCTTTCTGCCCGGCCGGGGCGAGGAAAAATCCCCGGTACTGCTGGTCCACGGTTTCAGCGCCTCCCCCTGGGAAATGCTGCATCCGGCCCGCCGCCTGGCCCGGGAGGGACATGACTGCCTGGCGGTGCGCCTGGCGGGACATGGCACCACTCCCGAGGACCTCGCCGACCGCTCGTGGCGGGAATGGCTCGATACGGTCTGCCGGGGCGTGGAATTACTGGCCGCCGGGGGACGGTCGGTGGCCGCGGTCGGCTCCAGCACCGGGGCCCTGCTGGTGCTGATGGCCGCGACCCGGGCTCCGCTGCAGCGCCTGGTGCTACTTTCCCCCTACCTGCGCCTGCGCCACTACCTGGCCCCGCTGGCGGGCTGGCTGAAATATCTCAAGGCTTTCCAGCAGCAGCCCAAACCCGAGGACCTGGCCCCCTACTTCTATGACCGGCGGCCGCTGGCCGGCGTCGAGCAGATCAACCTGCTGCGCAATGAACTGCAGAAACAGCTTGCCGGCATCGAAACCCCGACCCTGGTTCTCTGCGCCGAGGGGGATCAGACCGTTGATCCGCAAAGCGCCGAAGAGATCTTCAACCGGCTCGCCAGCAGAGAAAAACATTTCTTCCGCTATGGTCCCGATGTCCCGCACGTACTGACCATCGATGAAAACCCGCAACTCGAAGACACCCTGAAGCGGATCAGCGACTTTCTCGAAAAATAG
- a CDS encoding IclR family transcriptional regulator, whose translation MAKKEKSEYIIQAVSHALDLLEQFHDDVDELGVTELSKRLKLHKNNVFRLLATLESRGYIEQNRATENYRLGLKSLELGQTFIKQMGLLRQAKPILEKLVGACNETSYVAIFKEGYIVYLDVVETDLTVRVVSRVGSRLPSYCTASGKVHLAHLSEEELEETLPHNLKQYTPTTFTDRDKLRQELEKVAEQGYAIDNEEMDPGVRCVAAPIRDYTRRIVGAISVSGPSMRLSMERIEKELIPLVTEAGEELSLRLGYHK comes from the coding sequence ATGGCAAAAAAAGAAAAATCCGAATATATCATTCAGGCCGTGTCGCACGCCCTCGACCTGCTCGAACAGTTTCACGACGATGTCGACGAACTCGGCGTCACCGAGCTGTCCAAGCGGCTCAAGCTGCACAAGAACAACGTCTTCCGCCTGTTGGCGACGCTGGAATCACGCGGCTACATCGAGCAGAACAGGGCCACCGAGAACTACCGCCTCGGCCTCAAGTCTCTGGAACTCGGCCAGACCTTCATCAAGCAGATGGGGCTGTTGCGTCAGGCCAAACCGATTCTGGAAAAACTGGTCGGCGCCTGCAACGAGACCTCCTACGTGGCGATCTTCAAGGAAGGCTACATCGTCTACCTTGACGTGGTCGAAACCGATCTCACCGTGCGGGTCGTCTCAAGGGTCGGCTCCCGACTGCCCTCCTACTGCACCGCCTCCGGCAAGGTCCACCTCGCTCATCTCTCAGAAGAAGAGCTGGAGGAAACCCTGCCGCATAACCTGAAGCAGTACACCCCGACGACCTTCACCGACCGGGACAAGCTGCGCCAGGAGCTGGAAAAGGTTGCCGAACAGGGCTACGCCATCGACAACGAAGAGATGGATCCCGGCGTGCGCTGCGTCGCCGCCCCGATCCGTGACTACACCCGCCGCATCGTCGGCGCGATCAGCGTCTCCGGACCGTCGATGCGCCTGTCAATGGAGCGGATCGAAAAAGAGCTGATCCCGCTGGTGACCGAAGCCGGTGAAGAACTGTCACTGCGCCTCGGCTACCACAAGTAA
- the truD gene encoding tRNA pseudouridine(13) synthase TruD — protein MAEPIYLTSAFAGTGGRIKLCAEDFQVEEIPLYQPSGSGEHLYLRLRKTGLSTPELLFQLARFFRVRERDLGYAGLKDARATTIQTISIPGLSPTDATTLDLPGVTLLDATLHGNKLRLGHLAGNRFRILIRDTVEGAEQSATETLAVLQDLGVPNLFGEQRYGVLGNSAQIGRALLRREYDRVIALVIGDPKQISNDRWREAAERFARNDLRGVVDILPGRMRDERRMLQQLLAGRGAEQAVLALPHKRLRLYLSAVQSRLFDRLVTMRLQSLERLWPGDWAYKHANGACFRVEDAAAEQPRADAFEISPTGALVGHKVQLAAGQAGLLEEGLLDKEGIKPADFKLGRGLTMTGERRPLRVPLHDVELRATSDGLLLGFSLPRGSYATSVLREVMKNEGPNPGTGTEA, from the coding sequence ATGGCTGAACCGATCTACCTGACCTCCGCCTTCGCCGGAACCGGCGGCCGGATCAAGCTCTGCGCCGAGGATTTCCAGGTCGAGGAAATCCCCCTCTACCAGCCGTCTGGCAGCGGTGAACATCTCTACCTGCGGCTGCGGAAAACCGGCCTCAGCACCCCCGAGCTGCTCTTTCAGCTGGCCCGCTTCTTCAGGGTCCGGGAGCGGGATCTCGGCTACGCCGGACTCAAGGATGCCCGTGCCACCACCATCCAGACGATTTCGATCCCCGGCCTGTCCCCCACCGATGCCACGACCCTTGATCTGCCCGGGGTGACCCTGCTCGACGCGACATTGCACGGCAACAAGCTGCGTCTCGGCCACCTGGCCGGCAACCGCTTCCGCATCCTCATCCGCGACACTGTCGAGGGGGCCGAACAATCAGCGACGGAAACCCTCGCGGTGCTGCAGGATCTCGGGGTACCGAACCTGTTCGGTGAACAACGCTACGGGGTTCTCGGCAACTCGGCGCAGATCGGCCGGGCACTGTTGCGGCGGGAGTATGACCGGGTTATTGCGCTGGTGATCGGTGACCCGAAACAGATCAGCAACGACCGCTGGCGCGAAGCCGCCGAACGGTTCGCCCGCAACGACCTGCGCGGAGTGGTTGACATCCTGCCCGGCCGGATGCGCGACGAACGCCGGATGCTGCAGCAGCTGCTCGCCGGTCGAGGCGCCGAACAGGCGGTGCTGGCGCTGCCGCACAAACGGTTGCGGCTCTATCTCTCGGCCGTGCAGTCGCGACTCTTCGACCGTCTGGTGACCATGCGGCTGCAGAGCCTGGAACGTCTCTGGCCCGGAGACTGGGCCTACAAGCATGCCAACGGCGCCTGCTTCAGGGTCGAGGACGCGGCCGCCGAACAACCCCGCGCGGACGCCTTTGAAATCAGCCCGACCGGGGCACTGGTCGGCCACAAGGTGCAGCTCGCCGCCGGGCAGGCAGGCCTGCTCGAAGAGGGTCTGCTCGACAAGGAAGGGATTAAGCCGGCCGACTTCAAGCTCGGCCGGGGACTGACCATGACCGGGGAACGCCGCCCGCTGCGGGTGCCGCTGCACGACGTCGAACTGCGGGCAACATCTGACGGACTGCTGCTCGGCTTCAGTCTGCCCCGCGGCAGCTACGCGACCAGCGTCCTGCGCGAAGTCATGAAAAATGAAGGGCCAAACCCGGGAACCGGGACAGAGGCCTGA
- the trmB gene encoding tRNA (guanosine(46)-N7)-methyltransferase TrmB, translating into MTQRIIPIESAVFLREEQWPTAGIDAAFPRKQPLWLEIGCGIGDFIVQLAARHPDRNYLAIDIYNKGCLKTCRRVEQNRLDNVRVMRAEARYLLDRFIPLQSLFGVIINCPDPWPKKRHRGRRLVNNHFLELLRCYLAPGGEFFFATDFADYAEMVADIIPAVTGYENLQAAVCSTDLGDYPISKYMRRFLEMGQPIYLFHYRRAAQLAPELLQPPEFEKGFRLRWLAHG; encoded by the coding sequence ATGACCCAGCGGATCATCCCCATCGAATCGGCAGTTTTTCTGCGTGAAGAGCAATGGCCGACGGCAGGCATCGATGCCGCCTTTCCGCGAAAACAACCGCTCTGGCTGGAAATCGGCTGCGGCATCGGCGACTTTATCGTCCAACTGGCGGCCCGCCATCCCGACCGCAACTACCTCGCCATCGACATCTACAACAAGGGCTGCCTGAAAACCTGCCGCCGGGTCGAACAGAACCGGCTCGACAACGTGCGGGTGATGCGCGCCGAGGCCCGCTACCTGCTCGACCGGTTCATCCCCCTTCAGTCCCTCTTCGGGGTGATCATCAACTGCCCCGACCCCTGGCCGAAAAAACGCCATCGCGGCCGGCGGCTGGTCAACAACCATTTTCTTGAACTGCTGCGCTGCTACCTGGCCCCCGGTGGCGAGTTCTTTTTCGCCACCGATTTTGCCGACTACGCCGAGATGGTAGCCGACATCATCCCCGCGGTCACTGGTTACGAAAACCTGCAGGCAGCCGTCTGCAGCACCGATCTCGGTGACTACCCGATCTCCAAGTACATGCGCCGTTTTCTCGAAATGGGACAGCCGATCTACCTCTTCCACTACCGCCGCGCCGCGCAGCTCGCCCCGGAACTGCTGCAGCCGCCGGAGTTTGAAAAGGGTTTTCGACTGCGCTGGCTGGCCCATGGCTGA